aaagcaaacaatgctatagattagaacagtacaccaacaacataaaatcaacattaaaagtttggaaaacaaatctatatcttgctacgaacacacagacacgaagattatgaaaatcggagctaaaacgaggAAGTTATGAGTTAAAaaagttttcctttagtaaaataatagattaaatctaatctcgaattttaaaagttgaaaacctacttaacagtagtataaacatgtagactACTTTAATTataaacctaacgcaacttgaacggatcaaatcggagttactACGGAGATTTTATGActaaaacaagttgagtggcaaaactgtaaatacctaaaaatatatttttaatctaaacgaaccaaaatacgctttcaagaATAGAAAACAAAATCTGAAAACGCACTTTGGACTGCAGGTTAAATCTAAAATAATTGTAAGGGGCTTTTTGAAAAAACGACGGCGTAGGGGTATCTTGGATCTAGAACCGTTGGATTAGACTTGGAGGGCCAGGATTGGATCTGGCGgtggaaaaaaaaaaacactgccGACGAAACAGGATCGACGATGGGTGGCCGACGGCGGCGCCATTGTAGAGCTCACTAGAGCTTGCGGCTTCCAGTCTACGGCGCTTGGTTCGACGAAAGAAAAAGCCCAGAGAAGAGCAGAGACGATGGGGAACTCACCGGTCCCAAAAACACCGAGTGGGAAGCAGCAGAGACGGCGTGGCGCTCGGTGGTCGGCGACGGTCGCGGCGGTGCTAGGGTGTGGCGCGGCTGCGGGCTTGCGTGGGTGAAGAGCGTGCGACAAAGATGGATAAGGAGGCAGACACGGCGTCGGCGCGGCGGAGGTCTCTGGCCCGGATACGCGTGAGGGAGAAGAAGCCGCTGACCTGTGGGCTAGGGCTATCAGCGGGCGGAAGGCAAGAGGGGCATCGGTCAGCGGCTTGCGGAGCTAGGCCAGCACCTTGCTGGGCCGCTGCAGCGCGAAGCGAGAAAGAAAATGAAATAGGCCGGCGCAGGGGAATTAGGCCATGGGCAGAAGCAGGCTGCACGGGTGGACTGGGCCAGCAGGACGGAAACGGGAAAGGAGGAAggaaattcatttttttttcttttctaatatTCCAAAGCAATTTCCAAATACAAATTCAAAACAATTTGAggtttgatttcaaatcacaccaACTCAAAAATtattatgcagcagcatgaatgcacactcatggtcgttgacctatatttgattttaatttgataaaatttattatttttcctaaattcaaattcccACAAAAATGCGTAATAAATCAATTTCCACTATTTGAAAATgttgtaaattttagggtgttacattattACTCCATGTAAACTTCCCTCCACTTAAAGATAACTCCTTGAGCTCATAAGTATTAATGATTAGATTAAAGATCTTGGAGAAATTGTTTtcaacaattttttttattttttcagaaCTATACCTCAAAATATTGAAGTCACCTCCAATAAGAAGAGGAGATATTTAGCTTTGACGCAAAAACTAGAAAGCTTAGACATGAAGCTTTCCTTGCAATCATCTTGGGCTGGCCCATATACATTGGCAAAGGTCCAATGCTTTTTGAGTTTTTTATCAACCACATTAGCAGAAATGATATAGTCCCCCTTTTCAAACCCCTCCACATCAAACCTATCTTTTTTGATACCACAAGCATGCCACCAGACTTCCCATTAGATGAGATCCATTGCCACTCATACTCCTTATTACTATCAAATTATCCAAAAAACTTATCAGAATAAGACTTCTTCATGGCCTCTTGCAGACCAATAAACTTAGGTTTATATTCCCAAACTAATTCCTTAATGAAGGAGCCAAGGCCTTTTTCAGAGACCCCGACAATTTTGTTTACAACAGTTTTTTGTCCCTAGTGATCCGGTGGTTCGGCTTACGTGCAAAAAATGGCAGTACTAGGGGGAGGGGGCTCGAGCCTCCCCTACCCTAGCCTCGCCATTGGAGCCCCCCCTCAACCCCCATTGGACTACCAGACTTAAACCCGACAACACTACCAGAATCAGACCTAAAATCTGTCATGGCCTTGCCTATCACCATCGGTTCCCAAACCCAATAGTGATATGAAGATATCACTACAGGGTCTAGGCTAGACCTGACAGTAATAGGATTAGGGTCACTGCGGGGTTAAGCCTCTACTCGGTAGTGATAGGATAGTACTCACTACCAGGTCAATGCTTTTAACTTGACAGTGTCCTTCTTTTCCCAAATTTTGTTGATATATTTCTTATTTCATTTACATAGAGGTTATTTTCTAATATTTTACATTTGATATTATTAATGCATCACTTATATctctgttgacggtagttaacacccatcataaaccgtcaatataatgcatgaatatgatcaccaacatatgtttaggggtttaaactaataaattccataagttttggtgaatctgtgttttcagcagggtttatccaaaaaaccatcaaggtggacccaaacatcagaattaatcacgcttatccacgACGATAACAACTCCAGAAGACTCTataagactctagaaggcaaaccactgAAGCGGAGGGCAGGTGGCAGGCCGGCTGACCtatgggcccacctatcagcctccatcttgctatgtcggttctccaccaccttagggattgcatctacgctgttctttcaagttggtttgattcgagggctcaggattgacgctcctccctatatataccagcccctaccaccccctaGGATATAACCCTGAtcattgaccaagtcatcatCCAGAAACCCTAATCAGAGAAGAACCTCAGAGCTCCacaatattctagggcatagctagctaggttagatctagagggaggcaagcttcgtatggattcctgatcttgtcaagagcgtggcttggtatagcccctgtatcctctcttgtatctttcattattcatatgtttgctacaattgatttgacattggtcttaatattattcatgttcctagttatcatgttcatcgtttactttgattatatgcttagtatagctagattatcattatattcaagcataagttcgtatatCGCTCGTTCTAatgtacatggggtgagtggtccatattgtgtaagcatggtgcttatatgttgtttacctacggatacaccctatattctgggccatgtggtagatcacgaatgtgacactcccgttgagtcctttgtagtccactccctgaatataggtcaagtaggatctagttatgaagaAAGTCATGCACTGTTCTTGATttttcttagtaatatcccttataagtacatatgaagttgatcttagccatgattattaagtgtaattgcactaattaacatatgctttgacttgtaattaagaatgacttataaattatttctctaatatctacttagtcatgctaatgccatagaaaggagtactctgagtgttcaACTATTAATTATCAATGATCATTTATCATATATTTATCATATaccctatgacttacccctattatgagtagaagcTTGGTTATGGTTAAACTTtccatcatatgtataagttatcaatatattccatctgcccgtccttccctgtggtaaaaatataaataacgatacctgaaatactcccgggtgaagtgctacaatggtatattatctgtgcacttgtaGATCTCttcatttatatattctttctagtcacaataaaatacttcaagtacttcttagtgtcattctagaagtgacacttggtagtaccaacaagcatttctgatgCCGTTGCTAGGAACTAGATTCAACTCTGTTCTTAGTGACGCTAAGGAATGCtaataagcatttctggcatcatagctatggatgacaacttagcaaaagtgatgttaagaaatgtcaacagcattaggtggctacttaaacaagagacatgttaataaataccaacaatctcACTGCCATGAAGATTATACTGCAACTATAACAAGTCAAATATCCATCATTCGATATCATAATTAGAAAAATCATACATGATAGGTAGAAATAAAGTCAATACAAACTAAGTATCAAAAAGTACAACCAAAGTCCTAGAAAAAAATAGACAATAGTTCCATTAATACAAACCAAGTGGTGCACACCCACTACTATTGGTTACTATGTTGCATGATAGCCCGTGTAGTGAATATCTTCAATTGTGTAATCGAGCGCATCATTTAAATAAATGAACACACGCATAAGTGCACTATCTTGCTTCACAAGTCCAAGCACATGGACTACCAAAGGTGTAACATATTGGTCTAAATGCTAATGCATTAGATTCCAAAGAAAAATATAAATGATTGCTATCCATGTGTAGTGAGCGATGCGGTGGTATTTGAGTTGCTCAAAATATGTAAGCGATGTCACAACTAAAATATGAGAAACACGAATGGGAACATAATAATAATAAGTACATACTCTAAGTATCATTTTGACTGTAACACATTATCTTCAAGACAATCAACATCATAAAAGGAGGTGGTTCTTCTTATTTAGCTATCCCTTCATCCACAATTGGAACCAGAGGCGGTTCTTCATTTGGACCTTCACCCACAACTAAATCTAGAGGTGGTTCTTCTTTAATTGATCTTCATCCACAACTACAAATTTGGTTGATATGTCTTGAAATGACCTTCAACCACAACTGAATCATTGGTGAAGAAGATGTAATCTTCTTTCCAATCTCTCTATGTTTTGGAAAAAAACCGATGCAATGTTTCCATTCTTCAAGCCTAAAGTGTATGACAAATAGAAGCACAAAAATGAAATCAAGATTCAAGCACTTCAACCAACAAAAACAATCCAACTAACTAGCTTGCTAGCATCTATCCTAAATTTCAGTCCATAGGCGATGATTTACTTATCATGTGTTCCCTAATATTTTAATCCTCCAAAAGAATACAAGTTGTCCACGTAATGCACCATACAACCAACCTCAACTTGAATTTATTCCAATTAGATATCAAGGCAGACAAGTATGAGAGGGCACATGACCCAAACTGTGCAACCACGACACACGTCAATTAAGAAGTGCCATGCTAGCACATGATGCTGCAAATTGGATCTAGAGAACAATAGTGGCATGTGAGATGAATGGTGGGGCTGGGGCACGCCAGTGcagttgttggtatttattaatgacaCATTTAATTTAGgatgaatatatatatgtatatataaagaGTTCTGCAAGGGCACAGATAATATATCATTGTAGTATTTTACCCGGGAGTATTCtatgtatcgttatttatatttttacctcaGGGAAGAACTGGCAAAGAAAATATATTGATAACTCGTACTTATACTTATGATGGACGAATAAACCAACCAACCTTCTACTCTAAACAGGGGTAAATCAAGagatagtgtatatatatatataatgaatgATAAATATATGATAAGTGAACACTCAGAGTACTCATAGCAATAGCAAGACTAAGTAGATACAATAGAAAaactaattcctaagtcattcttaattacaagtcaaagcatatcctgattagtgcaattatacttaaTAATCGTGGCTAAAGattaacttcatatctacacataagggatattactaaggaagatcaagaacagagcatgACTTTCTTcgcaactagatcctacttggcCTATAtccggggagtggactacaaaggactcaatgagaatgccacactcgcgatctaccacatggccctgaatatagggtgtatccgcaggtaaacaacatataagcattATGCTTATACAATGTCGACAACTCACCCCGTACGTACATAAGAGTGAGCGCTttgtgaacttatgcataaacataatgataactctagctatactaagcatataatcaaagtagacgataaacatgataactaagaacatgaataatattaagaacaatgtcatagcaaaatatagcaaacatatgaataatgaaagatacaaaagaggatacaaAAGGCTTTACCAAGCCATGCTCTTGACAgaatcaggaatccaagcgaagcttacCTCTCTCTAGATCTAACTTATCTAGCTATGCCTAAATATTTGTGGAGCTATGAGATTCTTCTTCttctgatgatgatctctctagaTGATGGAGGATGCCCAGGGGGGTATGGGTGGACTTATATAGGGGGAACCAGGGGTCCATTGTCAaatctgagccctcggatcaaaccgatttTAAACAACGGTGTAAGATTGATCCatagaggcggtggagaaccgacgttgAAGCGAAGGCTGACCCGTGGGTCCCATAGGCCAGgaggcctgtaggtggggccagccGACCCCACTTGGCAACGTCTTGGTCTATGttggagtgttctagagtcttacTAAATAGGTTTCGTCGCGGATAAACGTGATTAAATCTGACGATTGGGTCCACTTtgacggttttctgaataaaccctgctaaaacaTAGATTCTCCAAAACTCATgggatttattagtttaaacccctaaacctatattAGTGATCACATTCATTCATTTAAACAAGTTATATTAATGGTTTATAATgggtgttaactaccgtcaacagcagTCCAGCGCAAGCCACAGCGTAGCATGCTACAACAACCCCAGCGCAAGCCGCAACATATAGGACAAATGGATGGGAAATTGGGAATCAAGGCTTGGCCAATGACTACTAAAGGATGCCGGATGATATCACTAAGTCGCCAGACCTTCTATGTTACGTGAGACCATTTTCTCCTATGAATGAGCCTTGCGCTTGCTAGCTAGTAAAACTTTAGCCAAAACCTAGGGTACCATGATGCATTGTTTTCTGGGCCAACCCAAACACAAGTAATCCAaattttattttacaaaataaataaaacaagcaTATGCATATTCCAGTAGCATAACAACCAGGTCttacatcatgatcattacattcACTGCCGAATTCAAATCAATAGAAGTGACAATCATAATTTTGACATGTTAAATACACATCAATATCCTACATCCTCAAGTCTATTGTTGTTCTAGGAGACTACAGTACCTAAATCATACCAAAAGTTCAGCTTATAATAACCAAATCACATCAGCGACATGGCTAAACCCTCACCATCACATTCACAGGTCTATGTCTATATCAAAATGACAGAGAAGACAACCATCTCACTATTAGACAATGCAATCTACATCCAGCCTGCACAAACTACACACATTCAGATATTGGCAAAATGAGGTCTTAAGTCTTTACCATATAAGGAAAACAATTCTTCCCAAATTCAGATGGCATGCATGCTAGTACTAATACACATATAACATTCAGCTAGCAAGCATGCAAGTACAGAATTACAAGTTCTGATAATTAGCAAGTACAGAGTGACCTAGTAATGTGCAGTAATTATCCAAGAAGCTGATCTCATATTGAAAAATTTACTTGATGCGATTGGCCAACAAGTTAAGAAAATCAGTTTACATAAATCAAACTTGCTGACACCGTTCAACCCAAGTACTCCCTTCATACTCAAAATTCAAGTCGTTGGACATGATTTAGGATACCAAGGAGTGAATTAGAGTACATTTTCCCCTGTTTGCTCTTATATATTAAATAGGATTTCGGGTTTCTCCCATGCAACAAACAATCCCTGCTAGTCTAGTTAGCACTGTGAAGCCCAAGGTTAGAGGTCCTAGGTTCGATCTCTTGCTGGTTGTCTCTTTTTGCGCAGTGCGTGAATTTTGCATGGTCCTATGCGTGCATCGGTCGCTTGCGCGACTTCATGCTATGATTTTCCCATGGAGCACTAGCATTTTTTATGGCAAGCGAGGAGGCACGGTTTAATGTCCTCCTTTGGAATGAGCGACGAGAGACGAAGGATCATGGACCAACTTCGTCCAAAACACCGTTAAGGCATGCAAAACGACTTGAATCGTGAACAACAAACTCACCTTCCAAACCACTTGAATTTTGAGTATGGAGAGGGTATATTTACAACTTCCATGGTGTTGGTCCAAGAAGGCAAAAACAGTTACTGAACTAAAATGGAGAAATAGTAATAGTATCAAAAGCTATACATAATTCTTGTATTTACATAAATCCAAATCAATAGCTAGCTGTCATTTCTAACTCATGGATAAAAAATCTCACTTCATATTTCTCCTCTCTTAAGGGACAAAATATCATCATAATTTTGAGTGATGTTCACACGatagtaaaaaaaaaagagattaAGAACTTATCAACTGGTACTTCATGATGTGCATCATTTGAGGGTGGCAGGAGCAAGGATGGCAGCAGCACTAGGACAGAGTTAAGTTGATGTTGCAAGCTCTcaaccaaacttcagaccatggtTTAAACCCCAGACCCtctcaacattaaaagcaagacAAAAAGAACCATTCATGTGTTGTTAAACCAGGATGTCAAATTAAGCCACTGCTTGGTCGCCAGATGGTGAGCTCTCACTGTTAGAAAGATCATGTCCGGATGACCGGATCATAAGCAAGTTCAAAACTTTTGCatcatatacatacatatataagcATATTTCTATTGCTCTCGATTCCCCAGTAGCCTCACTGCCTCATCACAGCCATGACAGAGACAGGGTTCTGGGATTCGACCGAGATAGTCCGAATTTTGGACCGAAATTTCCTGAAATTCGTCCATTTCGGTTGGGActgaattttttttttccaaaatgaaTCCCAGAAATGTACCATTACGGTAGCACAAAAATATACCGCATATTCATCAAGCATTTCACTGTCAGCTTTTACCTCTTGCGGACGCCAAATGTCTTTATATACGCCTCACTCCTCCCCCCCTCACACACCTCTCCTCAACTGAAAACCTCAGAGGGGGGGCGGTCAGTGGTCGCCTCGCCATCACGAGCCCCACCCTTCTCCCCCGGAGCTCTCCACTCCGCCATGTTTCCGAGGCCGAGCCAGAGAAGCATCTTCCACCTCGGGGAGGAGGGTGTCGACGACCACCGCGGCGCCGACGAGCAAGTCAAGAACACCGATACTACACGTATCCTCGCAGGGCACCGAGACCACGGGCGTCAACTGCGAAAGCAAGACTCCGCCGTCGATGCGGTGGTCGGCGTCGGGCTGCAGATCCTGGTCCAGAACCTCCACCACACGCGAGCGCCGCTGCACTCGCATATCGTCCTGAAGCAGGTGGTGGTCCTGCCGACGACGGTGGCACGCCACCGCCGTGGACCGGGCAGCAGCT
Above is a genomic segment from Miscanthus floridulus cultivar M001 chromosome 3, ASM1932011v1, whole genome shotgun sequence containing:
- the LOC136546285 gene encoding FCS-Like Zinc finger 15-like gives rise to the protein MFPRPSQRSIFHLGEEGVDDHRGADEQVKNTDTTRILAGHRDHGRQLRKQDSAVDAVVGVGLQILVQNLHHTRAPLHSHIVLKQVVVLPTTVARHRRGPGSSFLSACSRCRRELSSSKDVYMYRGDLGFCSEECRCQQILADEATKREAMIKKKRMRRGLPHHLHHGPRSAMGAIGGASRRLVAIAY